The genomic DNA TCTAAGGAAAAAATCATCAATATTATCATAGTATGTCACTGATAGATGCTGCCAATAGTCTAGACCAGCTCGTTTTAATCGTGTATCATCAATCTCGAAACCAAAGGGTTTTACTAAGTGTAAGTGAGAGCCGGAAGCCAAAGCTAAACGGCCAATATTACCAGTGTTATTAGGGATTTCGGGTTCTATTAAAACAATATTTAACGCCATGATTTAGTTGTCTGATAGAGGTTTTCCAATGTCGTCAATCTCATCAAAATTTGGAGATTTTGGATCTGGACCATATTGATTTGGACCTTTATCACCTTCTGTTGCCATTAAAATTAAAAACCAAATACCGCCAATAAACGGGATGAAATAGACAAATATATACCCTCCGCTTTTCCCAGAATCATGAAGTCTTCTTACGGCTAACGCTATGTAGGGGATAAGGATTCCAAGGAAATATATACCTAAAATAATGGGGAGAATCTCGTTATCAATGAAGTCAGAAATAAGACCAAGTAAAAATGATAGTCCAAATATGATGATTAAGTTAAATAAAAAGAACATCCAAAACTCTTTACGTCTGGCTCTACCACTAAATGTTGCATAATTATTTATTAGGACTTTTAAATACCACTTCATAAAATTTTATTTCTAATTTAATACGGATTTCACGAATTTGTCAAGACTATTTACGCCTTCATTGGTGACATGTTTTACAAATGCACTGCCAATAATAGCTCCTTTGGCATATTGAGTTGCCTGTGTAAAAGTTTGATTGTTACTAATACCAAATCCAACAATTTGAGGATTATTAAGGTTCATATTATCTATGCGCTCAAAGTATTGGGTTTGTTCTTCTCCAAAACCAACTTTGGCTCCTGTTGTACTGGCACTACTAACCATATAAATAAAGCCACTTGAAATGGAGTCTATATAACGAATTCGTTCATCACTGGTTTGTGGTGTTATTAAAAATACATTTATTAAACCATATTTTTCGAAAATGGCTTGGTATTTTTCATGGTATACATCTACTGGTAGATCGGGTATTATTAAGCCGTCAATACCTATTTCCTGACATTTTTTGCAAAAGGCTTCAACGCCATATTGAAACATTGGGTTGAAATAGCCCATAATGATTAAAGGAATATTAACTGATTTTCTAATGTCTTTTAATTGATCAAAAAGCACTTCGGTAGTCATGCCATTTTTTAAAGCTTGTGTAGAACTTGCTTGAATGGTTGGTCCATCTGCTAAAGGATCACTAAAAGGTAGTCCTATTTCGATCATGTCAACACCATTTTTTTCTAAATCTTGAATGATGGAAACAGTATCGTTAATGCTTGGGTAACCTGCTGTGAAGTATATAGAAAGTAATTTCTTGTCTTCTTGTAGTTTTTGGTTTATTCTGTTCATTTTTTTGTCATTCCTGCGAAGGCAGGAATCCATTTTTTAGTTATGTTTTTCTCTCTATTCATTTTTTTGCTTGTCCAAAAACGAACCAAAAAAAGACATCCAAGTCAAGGAATTTTTCAGTTTTGCAAACTGAAAACCAATTTGAAAACTCCGCGTCGAATTGCATTCTCCTGTTTTCGGAGCTTTTCTTCATTTATTCTTCGCCTTGGCAGATCAATTCTGTGAATTGATTTGGGACTTTACCATTTGAATGTTCCATTTTTAATTTCAAGTTCAAGCATATTTTGAATTAGGTTTATATGTATGTTATTTTGTCATTGCGAAGAACAAAGTGACGTGGCAATCTGCTTAATGAGATTCTTCACTTCGTTCTGAATGACACTATATATTATATTTTAAAATATTCAATATAGTTTTCTAAATCCTTATCACCCCGACCAGACAAACTCACAACCACCACATCATCAGGTTTAAATGTTTTCTGTTCAAAAATGGCTAATGCATGCGAACTTTCTATGGCTGGAATGATTCCTTCTAATTTGCATAATTCTAATCCTGATTTCATGGCTTCATCGTCTGTGATTGCCATAAACTCAGCACGTCCAGTTTTGCATAAATGTGCATGCATAGGACCAACACCAGGATAATCTAAACCTGCCGAAATAGAGTAGGGCTCTGTTATTTGACCATCGTTTGTTTGCATCAACAAAGTTTTGCAGCCATGTATAATACCTGCTTTCCCTAGAACTGATGTTGCAGCACTTTCTCCAGAATCAACTCCTAAACCAGCAGCTTCAACAGCAATAATATTAACATCGTCTTCATGTAAATAGTGATAATAGGTACCAGCAGCATTACTGCCACCTCCAATACAGGCAACTATGTAGTCAGGATTTTCTCTTCCTTCTTGTT from Flavivirga abyssicola includes the following:
- a CDS encoding DUF805 domain-containing protein, which encodes MKWYLKVLINNYATFSGRARRKEFWMFFLFNLIIIFGLSFLLGLISDFIDNEILPIILGIYFLGILIPYIALAVRRLHDSGKSGGYIFVYFIPFIGGIWFLILMATEGDKGPNQYGPDPKSPNFDEIDDIGKPLSDN
- the trpA gene encoding tryptophan synthase subunit alpha, yielding MNRINQKLQEDKKLLSIYFTAGYPSINDTVSIIQDLEKNGVDMIEIGLPFSDPLADGPTIQASSTQALKNGMTTEVLFDQLKDIRKSVNIPLIIMGYFNPMFQYGVEAFCKKCQEIGIDGLIIPDLPVDVYHEKYQAIFEKYGLINVFLITPQTSDERIRYIDSISSGFIYMVSSASTTGAKVGFGEEQTQYFERIDNMNLNNPQIVGFGISNNQTFTQATQYAKGAIIGSAFVKHVTNEGVNSLDKFVKSVLN